Genomic DNA from Acidobacteriota bacterium:
CTCGAGGATCTCGGACGCGGAGGGAAGGTTGGCGAACGGCCCCGCGAGCACGCGGCCGCGGCGATGCGGCCACAGCAGGTGGACGTTTCGGACGCCGAGCTCCGCCGCGAGTTCGACGAGTGCCGGCGCGTCCGACAGGTTGCGCCGCAGCAGCACCATCGTGATCGTCGTGCGCAGGCCGGCATCGACCGCCGCGCGGATGCCGGCGCGGATGCGCCCGAACGTCCCGGCGCCGCGAATCGGATCGTTGACCTCCGGCGACGCGCCGTCGAGGCTGATCTGCACGCGCAGCCGGTCGGACGGCAGCGCCGCCAGGGCGCGAAGCCGGGCGCCCTTGAACAAGGTGCCGTTGGTCATCAGCACCAGCTCGCGCTGCCGCGTCCCGACGATGTCCTCGATCAACTCGATCGCGTCGGCGCGCGCGAGCGGCTCGCCGCCCGTGAGATAAAAACGTTCGGCGCCGAGCGCTTCCGCCTGGTCGATGGCCGAGCGCAGCGCGGGCGCCGGCAGTCCCTTCGCGCCGTCCGGTCCCGACGACACGAGGCAATGCTCGCAGGCGAGGTTGCAGAAGTCGTTGACCTGGATCCAGAACTCGCGGAGCCGCTCGGTCCGCAGGTAAGCGGCGCGGCCGAGATAGGGCAGCGGCACCGCGCCGTCGGTCGAGATGAACTGCTGCCGCAGGGCGTCGCGCGTGAACGTGTCGACGTGCAGCCACGCCCGCGCGGCGTCCAGGCCGGATTCGGCGGCGTAGGCCCGCACGACCTCGCCGAGAGGAGTACGGCCGTCCAGGTGCCGGAGAATGCGCAGGCCGCGCTCGTCGGTCGCGATCCAGTTCGGGCCCGCCGGATCGATGGCGATGGCGGCCCCCTCGGCACGCTCGACGACGGTCGCCGGCGCGCGCAGCACGGTCTGATCGGTCACTATCTTGTCCATGAAAAATATCGTTCGAGCCACCGGCGAACGCCCGGTGTGAGCGACTGGCGGCGGTACATGTCCCCCGCCTTCCGAAGCGCCTCGGCCTGCGTCGGGTACGGGTGGACGGTCGAGGAGAGCGCCCCGAGCGTTCCGCGATGCGTCATCGCGTACGCCACCTCGCCGATCATTTCTCCGGCGTGCGGCGCCACGATCGTGCACCCGCGCAGGCGCCCGCGCTCGTGGTGCACCCGCACGAAGCCGTCGGTCTCATCGTCAACGACCGCGCGATCGACGTCCGCGAGCGGCACGGCGATCGTCTGCAGGCGCCCGCCGCTGTTCGCCACTTCCGCCTCGGACACGCCGAGGTGGGCGACCTCGGGATCCGTGTACGTGACCCACGGGATGACCAGGGCACTTGCCGTGCGCCTGCCGAAGAACAGCGCGTTCTGGATGACGATGCGCGACATGGCATCGGCGGCGTGGGTGAACTTGTAGTCGGAGCACACGTCGCCCGACGCGTACACGCGCGGGTTCGACGTCTGCAGCCGATCGTTGACGCTGACGCCCCGCGGGGTGGCCTTGATGCCGGCCAGGTCCAGGCGGAGCCCCTCGATGTTGGGCGCGCGGCCGGCAGCGACCAGGAGCACCTCGCCGGTGACGCTCGCGCGTCCCTGGCGCTCTCCGTCGCGGAAGTAGTGCAAACGGACTTCACCCGGCAGCGCGTCGGCGCGATCGAGCCTGATGCCCGTTTCGAATCGCACGCCGTCGCTTTCCATCCGGCGCCGGACGATGGCCGCCGCGGCCGCCGACTCGCGCGGCAGCACCTGCGGCGCCTGGTCCAGGACCGTGACGGAGGAGCCGAAGCGCGCGAACGCCTGCGCCAGCTCGCAGCCGATCGGGCCCGCGCCGATCACGAGCAGCCGTCGCGGCCGCTCGGTGAGCGAGAAGATGGTTTCGTTCGTGAAGAACGGCGTCTCGTGGAGCCCCGCGACGGGCGGGGCCGTCGGCCGGCCGCCCGTCGCGATGACGGCCCGCCGGAACCGAAGGCGCCCGCCGTGATACGCGACCGTCCGGTCGTCGGCAAACGACGCGCTGCCGAAGAAGACGTCGATGCCCGCCTCGCGCAGGCGTTCCGCCGAATCGTGCGCGGCAATCGTCGCGCGCCGCCGCCGCATGCGGCCCATCACCGTGGCGAAGTCCACCTGCACCGCGCCGGCCGTCACGCCCAGCGCGGCGGCGCGCCGGATCTCGCCGACGGCGCGCGCCGATCGAATCACCGCCTTGGACGGCACGCAGCCGGTGTTGAGGCAATCGCCTCCAAGAAAATGCCGTTCGACCAGCGCCACGCGCGCGCCGAGGCCGGCCGCGCCCATCGCGCTGACCAGCCCGGCCGTGCCGCCGCCGAGCACGACGAGGTCGTATTTGTCTGCCGGCTGCGGATTGCGCCAGGTTGGTGGATGGACGAGGCGCGCCCGCTCCAGGTCCGCATCGTCCGGGGGGGCCATCGCGCTTGCTGAAACCGCTTCCATTGCGATTCAGTCAGCGGCGAGTGCGGGTTGTTACAGCGCGGCCAGAACTGTGATTCAATTCACACTTTCGGGGGGCCACCAACGCTGGGGCGTCGCGTAACGACGGCCGTGCTTGCGGGACTATTCGGTGGCACAATGCTGACTTGCCGAGACGTCGCCGACTCCGCGACCAGTTACATGGAGCGCAAGCTCACGCTCGGAGAGCGCCTGCAGTTCCGCGCGCACCTGCTGATGTGCCGTTTCTGTCGCCTGTACGTGCGCCAGCTCGCGTTGACGCGCGATGCGCTGCGACGGCTGCCCCGCCCGCTGCCGTCGGACGCAGACCTCGACCGCCTGCTCCACCTGTTCCGATCGCGTGCCCGCCACACGGACGAAGACAGCAGTTGACGCTGCCCCCGGGGACGTTTCGGATGCCGCGGCGTCTATGGAGGGGCGAGGTCACGTGAGATCCGAAGCTGCGGCTGAAGCCGACGATGCCGTCCTGGCGCGGCTGCTGGCGGGAGACGAGGCGGCGTTCTCCGAGCTGGTGACCGCACACCACGCCTCTCTCCTCCGGCTGGCGCTCACCTTCGTCTCCGATCGCGGCGCGGCGGAGGAGGTGGTGCAGGAAACCTGGCTGGGCGTCGTCAAGGGGCTGAAATCCTTCGAGCGCCGCGCCTCTCTCAAGACCTGGATCTTCCGCATCCTCGTGAACCGCGCGCGAAGCCGCGGCGCGCGCGACCGGCGCACGCTGACC
This window encodes:
- a CDS encoding mercuric reductase is translated as MEAVSASAMAPPDDADLERARLVHPPTWRNPQPADKYDLVVLGGGTAGLVSAMGAAGLGARVALVERHFLGGDCLNTGCVPSKAVIRSARAVGEIRRAAALGVTAGAVQVDFATVMGRMRRRRATIAAHDSAERLREAGIDVFFGSASFADDRTVAYHGGRLRFRRAVIATGGRPTAPPVAGLHETPFFTNETIFSLTERPRRLLVIGAGPIGCELAQAFARFGSSVTVLDQAPQVLPRESAAAAAIVRRRMESDGVRFETGIRLDRADALPGEVRLHYFRDGERQGRASVTGEVLLVAAGRAPNIEGLRLDLAGIKATPRGVSVNDRLQTSNPRVYASGDVCSDYKFTHAADAMSRIVIQNALFFGRRTASALVIPWVTYTDPEVAHLGVSEAEVANSGGRLQTIAVPLADVDRAVVDDETDGFVRVHHERGRLRGCTIVAPHAGEMIGEVAYAMTHRGTLGALSSTVHPYPTQAEALRKAGDMYRRQSLTPGVRRWLERYFSWTR
- a CDS encoding zf-HC2 domain-containing protein; protein product: MLTCRDVADSATSYMERKLTLGERLQFRAHLLMCRFCRLYVRQLALTRDALRRLPRPLPSDADLDRLLHLFRSRARHTDEDSS